The following proteins are encoded in a genomic region of Haloarcula salinisoli:
- a CDS encoding ABC transporter substrate-binding protein, whose product MNDDDVRHDAPTRRDTLKYGAAAAASIGLAGCSEVAEQAGGGTPTGTGTGSYTVNMAPMGDVGFDGVPETAAIYDSVWADHLVALGQQDRIVSLGFPDRYFTGYYEQLPGVAFDTSDLTSMFNEGLPKELFYELDADVHHIDPCRWLSFDSGWSRGEFDDIEEQVGPFFANRFSRAHADPPEGECRDAYQFYSVWELAEKISQVYQVQNRGEQLRSVREEMVSKIQDRLPPASERPTVALVIYNADDETFGTYEINGPGFAKAHYRPLEPVGAFAGSDETYANNYSAIDLEQMLEVDPDVIIHHWDIEPSDRFEALLALEDDPVGKKLTAIQNDRVYVGGTPMQGPIFNLFQLETAAQQIYPGEFGAFQGVGEMPEENMLFDRQRVADIINGDS is encoded by the coding sequence ATGAACGACGACGACGTTCGACACGACGCACCGACGCGCCGAGACACCCTGAAGTACGGCGCTGCAGCCGCTGCCAGTATCGGACTGGCCGGCTGTTCGGAGGTCGCCGAGCAGGCCGGTGGCGGCACGCCGACTGGGACCGGCACGGGGAGCTACACGGTGAACATGGCCCCGATGGGCGACGTCGGGTTCGACGGCGTCCCCGAAACGGCGGCCATCTACGACTCCGTCTGGGCCGACCACCTCGTCGCGCTGGGCCAGCAGGACCGAATCGTCTCGCTTGGCTTCCCGGACCGCTACTTCACCGGCTACTACGAACAGCTCCCGGGCGTGGCCTTCGACACCAGCGACCTCACGTCGATGTTCAACGAGGGGCTCCCAAAGGAGCTGTTCTACGAGCTGGACGCCGACGTCCACCACATCGACCCCTGTCGGTGGCTCTCTTTCGACTCGGGCTGGAGCCGCGGGGAATTCGACGACATCGAGGAGCAGGTCGGCCCGTTCTTCGCGAACCGGTTCAGCCGGGCCCACGCGGACCCGCCGGAAGGGGAGTGTCGTGACGCCTACCAGTTCTACAGTGTCTGGGAGCTGGCCGAGAAGATCAGTCAGGTGTATCAGGTCCAGAACCGCGGCGAACAGCTCCGGAGTGTCCGCGAGGAGATGGTCTCGAAGATACAGGACCGACTGCCCCCTGCGTCCGAGCGCCCGACCGTCGCCCTCGTAATCTACAACGCCGACGACGAGACGTTCGGGACCTACGAGATCAACGGGCCCGGGTTCGCCAAAGCGCACTATCGGCCGCTCGAACCCGTTGGCGCGTTTGCCGGGTCAGACGAGACTTACGCAAACAACTACAGCGCCATCGACCTGGAGCAGATGCTGGAGGTCGACCCCGACGTCATCATCCACCACTGGGACATCGAACCCTCCGACCGGTTCGAGGCGCTGCTGGCGCTGGAAGACGACCCCGTCGGGAAGAAGCTCACCGCGATTCAGAACGACCGCGTCTACGTCGGCGGGACGCCGATGCAGGGGCCGATTTTCAACCTGTTCCAGCTGGAGACGGCCGCCCAGCAGATATATCCCGGCGAGTTCGGGGCGTTCCAGGGCGTGGGCGAGATGCCCGAGGAGAACATGCTGTTCGACCGCCAGCGTGTCGCAGATATCATCAACGGCGACAGTTGA
- the gcvT gene encoding glycine cleavage system aminomethyltransferase GcvT — translation MTLRQPPLAGVYTDATLTDFGGWEMPVEFESIRAEHTAVRETAGKFDVSHMGQVTVSGPDALELTQRLTTNDVAALGPGDAQYAGITDEDGILLDDTVVYRLPAESDDDYLFIPNAGHDGEMAERWVSHREEWGLTATVTNRTEEYAMVALQGPHAQALLAAETVLELDSLGRFEVANGVVAGVECLVARTGYTGEDGFEILCPAGDAETVWNAADCQPCGLGARDTLRLEMGYLLSGEEFHPRDEPRTPYEADIGWTVALDTDFVGRDSLAAQERDGVGETLVGVELLDRGVPRHGYEVTDLDGATLGHITSGTMSPTLGVPIALAYLPTEYAEPERSVEVVIRGEPKEARTRATPFIDR, via the coding sequence ATGACACTCCGACAACCCCCACTCGCGGGGGTGTACACGGATGCCACGCTCACCGACTTCGGTGGCTGGGAGATGCCTGTCGAGTTCGAGTCGATTCGCGCCGAACACACCGCCGTCCGCGAGACGGCCGGGAAGTTCGACGTCTCGCACATGGGCCAGGTGACCGTCTCCGGGCCGGACGCACTGGAACTCACCCAGCGATTGACGACAAACGACGTCGCGGCACTCGGCCCCGGCGACGCCCAGTACGCTGGCATCACTGACGAGGACGGTATCCTGCTAGACGACACCGTCGTCTATCGGCTACCGGCCGAATCGGACGACGACTACCTATTCATCCCGAACGCGGGCCACGACGGGGAGATGGCCGAGCGGTGGGTCAGCCACCGCGAGGAGTGGGGGCTGACGGCGACGGTGACCAACCGGACAGAAGAGTACGCGATGGTCGCGTTGCAGGGACCACACGCCCAGGCGCTGCTGGCGGCGGAGACTGTACTGGAGCTTGACTCGCTGGGTCGGTTCGAGGTGGCGAACGGGGTGGTCGCAGGCGTCGAGTGCCTCGTCGCTCGCACCGGCTACACCGGCGAGGACGGCTTCGAGATACTCTGCCCTGCGGGGGATGCGGAGACCGTATGGAACGCCGCCGACTGCCAGCCCTGCGGACTCGGCGCGCGGGATACGCTCCGTCTCGAGATGGGCTATCTGCTCTCGGGCGAGGAGTTCCACCCGCGGGACGAACCTCGGACCCCCTACGAGGCCGACATCGGGTGGACGGTCGCTCTCGATACCGATTTCGTGGGCCGGGACTCACTGGCCGCCCAGGAACGGGATGGTGTCGGCGAGACACTGGTCGGGGTGGAACTGCTGGACCGCGGGGTCCCGCGTCACGGCTACGAGGTCACCGACCTGGACGGTGCGACGCTGGGGCACATCACCAGCGGGACGATGAGTCCGACGCTTGGTGTACCCATCGCGCTGGCCTACCTGCCGACGGAGTACGCCGAGCCCGAGCGTTCGGTCGAGGTGGTCATCCGCGGCGAACCGAAGGAAGCACGTACCCGGGCGACGCCATTTATCGACAGATGA
- the gcvH gene encoding glycine cleavage system protein GcvH — protein sequence MSFDVPEDLRYLESHEWVTTDDTARVGITDFAQDELGDVVFVELPAEGDELTAGEDFGVVESIKAVSDVYAPVSGTVTAVNEALFDQPELVNEDPFGDGWMLEVELADESELDELLDAAEYRDQIE from the coding sequence ATGAGTTTCGACGTACCCGAGGACCTTCGATATCTGGAATCGCACGAGTGGGTCACCACCGACGACACCGCGCGGGTCGGTATCACCGACTTCGCACAGGACGAACTTGGCGACGTGGTGTTCGTGGAACTCCCTGCAGAGGGCGACGAACTGACGGCTGGCGAGGATTTCGGCGTCGTGGAGTCCATCAAAGCCGTCTCGGATGTCTACGCGCCCGTCTCAGGGACCGTCACCGCGGTCAACGAGGCCCTGTTCGACCAGCCGGAACTGGTCAACGAGGACCCCTTCGGCGACGGATGGATGCTCGAGGTCGAACTGGCCGACGAGAGCGAACTGGATGAACTGCTAGACGCTGCGGAGTACCGCGACCAGATCGAGTAA
- a CDS encoding RDD family protein — MSKLTLFGMFTFSRAQSLQTELDGFLSGEDALVVQYGETVGLRDQFRAMLKFPVLMIGTWLTFLFLWAPLELLLTRSVERFDRETFRTIAGDRPVQFVDEHSLTGIGEREWAWLLCNWAVLLLVAVWDWHTVLLLAGLSLTTTIHDQLRNRLDYPRLGLLALGVGFATALWLLVAGYLNGLSVGALVVSSLVMFGLAGRGEADRLLDDVAALVADEEYDEVCLVTEKSTVTDLLDIVDGSDLTVADAFHQRWRRQGHHVDATGEPVDTSPHEANDEDEPLLRHVGDTAEDRVEARLLDWCLLVGLLTLVGMAELAVVLFLKLPLGFDIDFGAPVIAGSGVDLGHLWLASLLVPLMAYYTVSEGLWGRTFGKHRMGLRVRHTDGSAVGLRSAAVRTLAGWIDVLPVAFIIGGLLAEGHRHGRRIGDLAAGTVVVEESLAREYAAETVDTRPDQPSAVDTDGESSPDDHISSSGDSSPRPAGDGTETAEDTAPDEPSVSDGSSVTEPESTWPEPENDRE, encoded by the coding sequence ATGTCGAAGCTCACCTTGTTCGGGATGTTCACGTTTAGCCGCGCCCAGTCACTGCAGACGGAACTGGATGGGTTTCTGTCAGGTGAAGACGCACTGGTAGTCCAGTACGGCGAAACAGTCGGGTTACGGGACCAGTTCAGAGCGATGCTGAAATTCCCGGTCCTGATGATCGGTACCTGGCTCACGTTTCTCTTCCTGTGGGCGCCCCTCGAGCTACTGTTGACTCGCAGTGTCGAGCGGTTCGATAGGGAGACTTTCCGGACGATAGCCGGAGACAGACCGGTCCAATTCGTCGACGAACATTCGCTGACCGGCATCGGCGAGCGCGAGTGGGCGTGGCTACTCTGTAACTGGGCCGTCCTGCTCCTTGTGGCAGTCTGGGACTGGCACACCGTGCTCCTGCTGGCCGGCCTCAGTCTCACCACGACGATACACGACCAGCTCCGCAACCGACTGGACTATCCTCGTCTCGGCCTACTGGCCCTCGGTGTCGGCTTCGCGACGGCGCTCTGGCTCCTCGTCGCCGGCTACCTGAACGGCCTCTCCGTCGGGGCCCTCGTGGTCAGTTCATTAGTAATGTTCGGGCTGGCTGGCCGGGGTGAAGCGGACCGACTACTCGACGACGTAGCGGCCCTCGTCGCTGACGAGGAGTACGACGAGGTCTGTCTGGTGACCGAGAAATCGACCGTTACGGACCTACTCGATATCGTCGACGGTTCAGACCTGACGGTGGCCGACGCCTTCCACCAGCGCTGGCGACGCCAGGGGCACCACGTCGACGCGACGGGGGAGCCGGTCGACACGTCCCCCCACGAAGCGAACGACGAGGACGAGCCACTGCTACGACACGTCGGCGATACGGCCGAGGACCGAGTCGAGGCACGGCTCCTGGACTGGTGTCTCCTCGTTGGGTTACTTACGTTGGTAGGGATGGCCGAGCTTGCTGTCGTACTGTTTCTCAAGCTCCCGCTGGGTTTCGACATCGATTTCGGAGCCCCGGTTATCGCCGGTTCGGGCGTCGATCTCGGTCACCTCTGGCTCGCTTCACTGCTCGTCCCACTGATGGCTTACTATACGGTCTCAGAGGGACTATGGGGGCGGACCTTCGGCAAGCACCGCATGGGCCTCCGGGTACGACACACCGACGGCTCCGCCGTGGGCCTCCGCTCGGCCGCTGTCCGGACGCTCGCCGGCTGGATCGACGTCCTGCCGGTGGCGTTCATCATCGGTGGTCTGCTGGCGGAAGGCCACCGGCACGGTCGCCGTATCGGCGATCTGGCTGCCGGGACCGTCGTCGTCGAGGAGTCCCTGGCCCGAGAATACGCGGCAGAGACAGTGGACACTCGGCCGGACCAGCCATCTGCGGTCGACACAGACGGTGAGTCCAGTCCCGACGACCACATATCATCGAGCGGTGACTCGTCGCCGAGGCCAGCAGGAGATGGCACGGAGACAGCCGAAGACACAGCTCCGGACGAGCCGAGCGTCTCCGACGGCTCGTCCGTTACGGAACCCGAATCGACCTGGCCGGAACCGGAAAACGACCGGGAGTAG
- the gcvPA gene encoding aminomethyl-transferring glycine dehydrogenase subunit GcvPA, translated as MTSPYAPHTEAETDAMLEAVGVDDIESLFDVPDSVAFDGEFGIPAHGEREVRREAARLLGRNDDLTEFLGRGHYTHYVPSVVDDLASRSEFLTSYTQYQPEVAQGFLQALFEYQSMLVELTGLDVANCSMYDEATALGEAATLSQRVRSVSGETILVPDHLRSGKRAVLANYADGPGLTVESYPMADGQADVAALAERMDSDVALVYAETPTVRGVIEERLTDIGELTDDHDALFCLGSDPVALALLERPADVGADVVVGDAASLGTGTAYGFGLGMFVTREEYLRQVPGRLVGASEDSDGRRAYTLTLQTREQHIRKERATSNICTNQAWVALRAAMHAAWLGPDGLVELAEDCVTRPRDLAERLDEVVGVQAPVHDGHNFREVVAHTDQPAHAVVEDLAAEGYAVHEIGEHLIQVAATEVTAEAEDGLVGAIAEVAK; from the coding sequence ATGACCAGCCCCTACGCCCCACACACCGAGGCCGAGACAGACGCGATGCTCGAGGCCGTCGGTGTCGACGATATCGAATCACTGTTCGACGTCCCCGACTCCGTTGCCTTCGACGGGGAGTTCGGGATTCCCGCTCACGGCGAGCGGGAGGTCCGTCGGGAGGCGGCCAGACTCCTCGGCCGGAACGACGACCTGACGGAGTTCCTCGGTCGGGGTCACTACACCCACTACGTCCCCAGCGTGGTCGACGACCTGGCGAGTCGCTCCGAGTTCCTGACCTCGTACACGCAGTACCAGCCAGAGGTCGCCCAGGGGTTCCTGCAGGCCCTGTTCGAGTACCAGTCGATGCTGGTCGAGCTGACGGGGCTGGACGTCGCCAACTGCTCGATGTACGACGAGGCGACGGCGCTGGGCGAGGCGGCCACACTCTCCCAGCGAGTTCGGTCGGTCTCGGGCGAGACGATTCTGGTGCCCGACCACCTCCGTTCGGGCAAACGCGCAGTGCTGGCAAACTACGCCGACGGCCCCGGCCTCACGGTGGAGTCGTATCCGATGGCCGACGGGCAGGCCGACGTCGCGGCGCTGGCCGAGCGGATGGACAGCGACGTGGCGCTGGTGTACGCCGAGACGCCGACGGTCCGGGGTGTAATCGAGGAACGTCTCACCGATATCGGCGAGCTCACCGACGACCACGACGCGCTGTTCTGTCTCGGCTCGGACCCGGTCGCGCTGGCGCTGCTGGAACGTCCCGCCGACGTCGGCGCCGACGTGGTCGTCGGCGACGCCGCGTCGCTGGGCACCGGCACCGCCTACGGCTTCGGACTGGGGATGTTCGTCACACGTGAGGAGTACCTCCGGCAGGTTCCCGGCCGGCTCGTCGGTGCGAGCGAGGACAGCGACGGGCGCCGGGCCTACACGCTGACGCTGCAGACCCGCGAACAGCACATCCGCAAGGAGCGAGCGACCTCGAATATCTGTACGAACCAGGCCTGGGTGGCGCTGCGGGCCGCGATGCACGCCGCCTGGCTCGGTCCCGACGGACTCGTCGAGCTGGCCGAGGACTGTGTCACCCGGCCACGTGACCTCGCCGAGCGGCTCGACGAGGTTGTCGGGGTCCAGGCGCCGGTCCACGACGGCCACAACTTCCGGGAGGTCGTCGCCCACACCGACCAGCCCGCCCACGCCGTGGTCGAGGACCTCGCGGCGGAAGGATACGCCGTCCACGAAATCGGCGAACACCTGATTCAGGTCGCTGCCACGGAGGTGACCGCCGAGGCCGAAGACGGGCTCGTCGGGGCTATCGCGGAGGTGGCGAAATGA
- the gcvPB gene encoding aminomethyl-transferring glycine dehydrogenase subunit GcvPB, protein MTEYTQASWTDEDGDRYEPLLSEKASKTVDIEDSPLPDDLTRDSLELPAPAEPELARHYTRLSQMNYGVESGPFPLGSCTMKYNPSFTEDIAALPAAAVHPDRPDRTVQGTLGLSHRLQDYLGRIGGMDAVTLQPPAGAAGEFTGIQIAKAYHQHNDDDRSEVVIPDSAHGTNFATAAMAGYDVVELPSGEDGRVDIEALEAAVSDETAALMLTNPNTLGLFERDIEHVADIVHDAGGLLYYDGANLNALLGRARPGDMGFDVMHYNVHKTFATPHGGGGPGAGPVGVTEELAPFLPDPHVRQSDGGYEYYSPDHSIGKVHGYYGNWPVLVKAFAYITRLGDSGLADASAKAVLNANYLAQQIPYEVPFGPFHHEFVASAAPQDAADVAKGMLDHGVHPPTTKWPEIVDEALMTEPTEGESQRSLDQLAAAFEAVHGESDGTLAASPTRTAAGRIDQVSAARNPRLSWQALGSDD, encoded by the coding sequence ATGACCGAATACACGCAAGCGAGCTGGACCGACGAGGACGGCGACCGCTACGAGCCCCTGCTCTCGGAGAAGGCGTCGAAGACGGTCGATATCGAGGACTCGCCGCTGCCCGACGACCTGACGCGGGACTCGCTCGAACTGCCCGCCCCAGCGGAGCCGGAGCTGGCCCGCCACTACACCCGCCTCTCCCAGATGAACTACGGCGTCGAGAGCGGGCCGTTCCCGCTTGGCTCCTGTACGATGAAGTACAACCCCTCCTTCACCGAGGATATCGCGGCCCTCCCGGCGGCCGCCGTCCACCCGGACCGGCCCGACCGCACGGTCCAGGGGACGCTCGGCCTCTCTCACCGGCTGCAGGACTACCTGGGTCGTATCGGCGGGATGGACGCGGTGACACTGCAGCCCCCGGCCGGCGCTGCCGGGGAGTTTACCGGTATCCAGATCGCGAAGGCCTACCACCAGCACAACGACGACGACCGCTCGGAGGTCGTCATCCCGGACTCGGCCCACGGGACCAACTTCGCCACGGCGGCGATGGCGGGCTACGACGTCGTCGAACTGCCAAGTGGCGAGGACGGCCGCGTCGACATCGAGGCCCTCGAAGCGGCCGTCAGCGATGAGACGGCGGCGCTCATGCTGACGAACCCCAACACGCTCGGACTCTTCGAGCGCGACATCGAGCACGTCGCCGACATCGTCCACGACGCGGGCGGGCTGCTGTACTACGACGGGGCGAACCTCAACGCCCTCCTGGGGCGAGCCCGGCCCGGCGACATGGGCTTCGACGTGATGCACTACAACGTCCACAAGACGTTCGCGACGCCCCACGGCGGCGGTGGCCCGGGCGCCGGCCCGGTCGGCGTCACCGAGGAACTGGCGCCGTTCCTGCCGGACCCTCACGTCAGACAGAGCGACGGCGGCTACGAGTACTACAGCCCCGACCACTCCATCGGGAAGGTCCACGGCTACTACGGCAACTGGCCGGTGCTCGTGAAGGCCTTCGCCTACATCACCAGGCTGGGTGATTCCGGGCTCGCGGACGCCAGCGCGAAGGCCGTGCTGAACGCGAACTACCTCGCCCAGCAAATTCCCTACGAGGTGCCCTTCGGCCCCTTCCACCATGAGTTCGTCGCCAGCGCGGCGCCCCAGGACGCCGCCGACGTGGCCAAGGGAATGCTCGACCACGGCGTCCACCCGCCGACGACGAAGTGGCCCGAAATCGTCGACGAGGCGCTGATGACCGAGCCGACCGAGGGCGAGAGCCAGCGGTCGCTCGACCAGCTGGCCGCTGCCTTCGAGGCCGTCCACGGCGAGTCCGACGGCACCCTGGCAGCGTCCCCGACGCGGACCGCGGCCGGGCGCATCGACCAGGTCTCGGCGGCCAGAAATCCACGACTCTCCTGGCAGGCGCTCGGTTCCGACGACTGA
- a CDS encoding PAS domain S-box protein: MSEQAVILHVRPDSAADGGVSQPLSDRTNRPVRTASSPAEALEVLAATGVAAAVCDHAPEDGLDGLAVLDAIRGDYPELPVLLCTHEPDGRVAAEATRLDVTEYVPRSEVEPADRVRELVREDSGRALAGTRERELERNNEYLQRLTTLASVEPHTDDEIIERVLELGADRLDLSLGYLSRIEGSNYEVVSVVGDHDVIEAGTTTELANTYCRRIADGPDSFGVTDAVAEGLEDDAAYQMSGLACYLGGKVVVNGELYGTLCFADEEPRSEPFSESEQTFTKLLAEWTSRELERRQRSATLEQYENVIEAVDDGIYALDETGHFELVNDAMTELTGYSESALLGAHTSHIKSDEVVQRAESIVREMIFDEREGDEETFDLAIQRADGSAFPAEDHMTLLWDDDGEWFEGTAGIIRDITAQKERDQRLSGLLDTTRSLMQAHTAEAVAETVVAAAESELGFDLNLVRLYDEETDTLDPVAGTNRMPDRPVYDADEAYPGEAYQRGETVRVEDFADVENYDDRDANAAMYVPLDDHGVLSVATYDQEQFSDADVSVAEILASNAAAALDRVEREQDLLRYETVMENVRDMVYVLDDDGQFQLVTEPLADWLGYERTDLYGRHPRAVLDDESVAAFARQIRELRETDGGGTVRMETTLYTADGEGRPVEIEVSLIDEAGFRGTAGVVRDRTELEQTREELRDERDRFSYLFNNLPDAVVETEFTEDTPLVRSVNPAFTEVFGLDRRTVLDGDLNEYILPPSDDAHREADRLDERGADGETVQAEIRRRTADGFRDFLFRGVPYRRDDGRVWSFGIYTDITDQKERERRLEVLNRVLRHNLRNDLTVVLGLADELYERTDDETFRSLLERLLGKAEQIASLSDRAREIERSVRRDDADTAPLDVTELVDGVATRYAQQYDASVDISVPEMAVMAGDGRLEQVVGELLENSVEHAGEAPAVSVDVDPSPETVSVTVTDDGPGIPDHELDVLTGSEPITQLSHGSGLGLWLVIWVTESYGGTVRFENTADGASVTLTLPRTDS; encoded by the coding sequence ATGTCCGAGCAGGCAGTCATCCTCCACGTCCGCCCCGACTCCGCCGCTGACGGCGGTGTCTCACAGCCACTGTCCGACCGGACGAATCGGCCAGTTCGGACGGCGAGTTCGCCAGCGGAGGCGCTCGAGGTCCTCGCGGCGACCGGCGTCGCCGCCGCTGTCTGTGACCACGCCCCGGAGGACGGGCTCGACGGACTCGCGGTCCTCGACGCGATTCGTGGGGACTACCCGGAGCTGCCGGTACTGCTGTGTACCCACGAACCCGACGGCCGCGTGGCCGCCGAGGCGACGCGGCTCGACGTGACCGAATACGTCCCCCGGAGCGAGGTCGAGCCCGCGGACCGGGTTCGGGAACTGGTTCGCGAGGACTCGGGCCGCGCGCTTGCGGGGACCCGCGAGCGGGAGCTGGAACGAAACAACGAGTACTTGCAACGGCTTACTACGCTGGCATCTGTAGAACCACACACCGATGACGAGATAATCGAGCGCGTGCTCGAACTCGGTGCCGACAGGCTCGACCTCTCGCTTGGCTACCTGAGCCGCATCGAGGGGAGCAACTACGAGGTCGTCTCGGTCGTCGGCGACCACGACGTCATAGAGGCGGGCACCACGACCGAACTGGCAAACACCTACTGCCGGCGCATCGCCGACGGGCCGGACAGCTTCGGCGTCACCGACGCGGTCGCGGAGGGGTTGGAGGACGATGCCGCCTACCAGATGTCGGGGCTGGCCTGCTATCTCGGCGGGAAGGTCGTGGTCAACGGTGAACTGTACGGCACGCTCTGTTTCGCCGACGAGGAGCCCCGCTCCGAACCGTTCTCCGAGAGCGAGCAGACGTTCACGAAGCTGCTGGCCGAGTGGACGAGCCGGGAACTCGAACGCCGCCAGCGAAGCGCCACCCTCGAACAGTACGAGAACGTCATCGAGGCCGTCGACGACGGCATCTACGCCCTCGACGAGACGGGCCACTTCGAGCTGGTCAACGACGCGATGACGGAGCTGACCGGCTACAGCGAGTCGGCGCTGCTGGGCGCGCACACCAGCCACATCAAGTCCGACGAGGTCGTCCAGCGGGCCGAATCTATCGTCCGGGAGATGATATTCGACGAGCGCGAGGGCGACGAGGAGACGTTCGACCTGGCGATACAGCGGGCCGACGGCTCAGCGTTCCCCGCCGAGGACCATATGACGCTGCTGTGGGACGACGACGGCGAGTGGTTCGAGGGGACCGCCGGTATCATTCGCGACATCACCGCCCAGAAGGAACGTGACCAGCGGCTCTCGGGGCTACTGGATACGACACGGTCGCTGATGCAGGCCCACACTGCCGAGGCCGTCGCCGAGACGGTCGTCGCGGCCGCCGAATCCGAGCTGGGCTTTGACCTGAACCTCGTCCGGCTGTACGACGAGGAGACCGACACGCTCGACCCGGTCGCCGGGACCAACAGGATGCCCGACCGGCCGGTGTACGACGCCGACGAGGCGTACCCGGGCGAGGCCTACCAGCGCGGTGAGACCGTCCGTGTCGAGGATTTCGCCGACGTAGAGAACTACGACGACCGGGACGCGAACGCGGCGATGTACGTCCCGCTCGACGACCACGGCGTTTTGAGCGTCGCCACCTACGACCAGGAGCAGTTCTCCGACGCGGACGTCTCGGTCGCCGAAATCCTCGCCTCGAACGCGGCGGCCGCTCTGGACCGTGTCGAACGCGAGCAGGACCTCTTGCGCTACGAGACTGTCATGGAGAACGTCCGTGACATGGTGTACGTCCTCGACGACGACGGCCAGTTCCAGCTCGTCACCGAGCCGCTGGCCGACTGGCTGGGCTACGAGCGTACGGACCTGTACGGCCGCCACCCGCGGGCCGTTCTCGACGACGAGTCCGTCGCCGCCTTCGCGAGACAGATTCGGGAGCTCCGCGAGACCGACGGGGGCGGGACGGTACGGATGGAGACGACCCTGTACACTGCCGACGGCGAGGGTCGCCCGGTCGAGATAGAGGTCTCGCTCATCGACGAGGCCGGGTTCCGCGGCACCGCCGGCGTCGTCCGCGACCGGACGGAGCTGGAACAGACCCGCGAGGAACTGCGCGACGAGCGGGACCGCTTCTCGTACCTGTTCAACAACCTCCCGGACGCCGTCGTCGAGACGGAGTTCACCGAGGACACGCCGCTCGTCCGCTCGGTGAATCCCGCCTTCACAGAGGTGTTCGGACTCGACCGGCGGACCGTCCTCGACGGCGATCTCAACGAATACATCCTTCCGCCGAGCGACGACGCACACCGGGAAGCCGACCGACTCGACGAACGAGGTGCCGACGGGGAGACCGTCCAGGCCGAAATCCGCCGTCGCACCGCCGACGGGTTCCGTGATTTCCTCTTCCGAGGCGTCCCCTACCGCCGGGACGACGGCCGCGTCTGGAGCTTCGGCATCTACACCGACATCACCGACCAGAAAGAACGCGAACGACGCCTCGAGGTGCTCAACCGCGTGTTGCGACACAACCTTCGGAACGACCTGACGGTCGTGCTCGGGCTCGCCGACGAACTCTACGAGCGGACCGACGACGAGACGTTCCGCTCGCTGCTCGAACGGCTCCTCGGGAAGGCCGAACAGATAGCCTCGCTCAGCGACCGCGCCCGCGAGATAGAGCGCTCGGTCCGCCGTGACGACGCCGACACGGCGCCGCTTGATGTCACCGAACTCGTCGACGGCGTCGCCACGCGGTACGCCCAGCAGTACGACGCGTCCGTGGACATTTCGGTGCCGGAGATGGCCGTGATGGCGGGCGATGGCCGCCTGGAGCAGGTCGTGGGCGAGCTGCTCGAAAACAGCGTCGAACACGCCGGCGAGGCCCCCGCGGTGTCCGTCGACGTCGACCCGTCCCCGGAGACGGTGTCGGTCACCGTCACCGACGACGGCCCGGGAATCCCGGACCACGAACTCGACGTGTTGACCGGGAGCGAACCAATCACCCAGCTGAGCCACGGGAGCGGGCTGGGCCTGTGGCTCGTCATCTGGGTGACCGAATCCTACGGCGGGACCGTGCGATTCGAGAACACGGCCGACGGCGCGTCGGTCACGCTGACGCTCCCCCGGACCGACAGCTAG
- a CDS encoding response regulator produces MSIDVLLVDEDSDVLEIVQTFLEQEDDLDVTSEADPETGLEMALSGEYDVVVSDYKMPRLDGLELCGELRDRDRSLPFLLFSAREPDDVRPAADEAGVTGFVQKGTGTEQYSELAEKIRAAT; encoded by the coding sequence ATGAGTATCGACGTTCTCCTGGTCGACGAGGACAGTGACGTGCTCGAAATCGTCCAGACCTTTCTGGAACAGGAGGACGACCTCGACGTGACCAGCGAAGCCGACCCGGAGACGGGACTGGAGATGGCGCTTTCGGGGGAGTACGACGTGGTCGTCAGCGACTACAAGATGCCGCGTCTCGACGGGCTGGAACTGTGTGGGGAACTGCGGGACCGGGACCGGTCGCTCCCCTTTCTCCTCTTTAGCGCCCGCGAGCCCGACGACGTCCGGCCGGCGGCCGACGAGGCCGGCGTGACCGGATTCGTCCAGAAAGGGACTGGGACCGAACAGTACAGCGAACTGGCCGAGAAGATACGCGCGGCAACCTAG
- a CDS encoding DUF7511 domain-containing protein, with translation MSLDPEGMATAATDRPAVDLSLTVVRYADGPDRCTIYPPDATGDVRMSTWLSVDYGAVVDLTSMQ, from the coding sequence ATGAGCCTGGACCCCGAGGGGATGGCCACGGCCGCCACCGACCGACCGGCCGTGGACCTGTCACTGACCGTCGTTCGCTACGCGGACGGACCGGACCGCTGTACCATCTATCCGCCAGACGCGACTGGTGACGTGCGGATGTCGACGTGGCTGAGTGTGGATTACGGAGCGGTCGTCGATCTGACGTCGATGCAGTGA